The proteins below come from a single Xenopus tropicalis strain Nigerian chromosome 9, UCB_Xtro_10.0, whole genome shotgun sequence genomic window:
- the galnt5 gene encoding polypeptide N-acetylgalactosaminyltransferase 5: protein MRRYLRGSGRALAFIFIASVSWLLFDMAVLRMTFSESSKALQSDELMRRELGLGQGKKGRGRWIKQPLWDDNATKLRGVFLPPAEEPSPGPKLRQRHRKGTIRPLKVLPDIPPERPDIPPERPDIPPESRAKGTSEPMGRHSQGGAQGDGDSQQRVKAPSPTAAPAANAMETGASDRGKVGGQNAGGALGSEDHQGAGGAKASSLEGVKEKDQSKEGAGNVEGPLDGALHQDRIKEEQLKGGAGDAQGGLSDLNKEGTKEKEQIKEGAGVAQGGLSDRFNNEGIKEKKQSKEGAGDARGVRSDTLHEEGLKFVKGDTENKQGPLNGTSHQDDMKEREPGKGVESEAQGPLTDILPQGGMKDKLASKEDAQGALPLSLHLEDNKGPNKEASLHGKEKNNTKSNENQSNEPPSDTQKHPLVPSESEDMVMIVNKINSSVENTLNLNQNMTEEAANKTAEAIAPVQTNLTKALEKPGKMLPVTDTPSVNHEIKKESGNISKSLGSTEGILDKLARIDNAAKGNITELTEEEGVKDKLVPPGNVPKDHEPAKPRSNKMHKVVPIDRTMSPRDPNAPGQLGRPVAVPEDKQGEAQSRWREGHFNVYLSDLIPLDRAIQDTRPEGCSNQLIHDDLPTTSIIICFIDEVWSTLMRSVYSVLNRSPEHLIKEIILVDDFSTRDYLKEKLDTYVKKLPKVRVLHLPERHGLIRARIAGANIATGEVLTFLDSHVECNVGWLEPLLEQVRINRRKVACPVIEVISALDLSYMTVESFQRGVFTWPLNFGWKAMLPEVIQRDNITEMDPIKCPVMAGGLFSIEKNYFYELGTYDPGLDVWGGENMEISFKIWMCGGEIEIIPCSRVGHIFRNDNPYSFPKDRIKTVERNLVRVAEVWLDDYKEIFYGHGQHLLKYLPNIGDLTEQKQLRERLQCKNFNWYIKNVFPDMGTPLLRATGMLSNPKLRKCLAIENSTFVLESCEGNKKSQQFSYTWLRHIRQGDQCIVPVENEDSASLQPCDYTIVNQRWLHKSQISFHSSLKDHIMLDSTFITCLEADPESGGLVARECSSLKHYQKWRFEKYLVL from the exons ATGAGGCGCTATTTGCGCGGCAGCGGCCGGGCTCTGGCGTTTATATTCATTGCCTCGGTGAGCTGGCTGCTGTTTGACATGGCGGTACTCAGGATGACTTTCAGTGAGAGCAGCAAAGCGCTACAGTCCGACGAGCTGATGCGCAGAGAGCTGGGCTTGGGGCAGGGCAAGAAGGGCCGGGGCAGGTGGATCAAGCAGCCCCTATGGGACGATAACGCCACTAAGCTGAGAGGGGTATTCCTGCCCCCTGCGGAGGAGCCCAGCCCGGGGCCCAAACTCCGGCAAAGGCACAGAAAAGGGACCATCAGACCCCTAAAGGTGCTGCCAGATATACCCCCTGAGAGGCCAGATATACCCCCTGAGAGGCCAGATATACCCCCTGAGAGCCGGGCAAAGGGCACATCGGAACCCATGGGCAGGCACAgccaggggggggcacagggggatgGGGACTCGCAGCAAAGAGTTAAGGCACCCAGTCCCACTGCTGCCCCTGCAGCCAATGCCATGGAGACTGGGGCATCTGACAGGGGTAAGGTGGGGGGGCAGAATGCAGGGGGGGCTCTTGGCTCAGAGGATCACCAGGGGGCAGGTGGTGCTAAGGCTTCATCCTTGGAGGGAGTGAAAGAGAAGGATCAAAGTAAAGAGGGTGCAGGGAATGTTGAGGGGCCCCTAGATGGGGCATTACATCAGGATAGAATAAAGGAGGAACAGCTTAAAGGGGGCGCAGGGGATGCACAGGGGGGGCTCAGTGACTTGAATAAGGAGGGAACAAAAGAGAAGGAGCAGATTAAAGAGGGTGCAGGGGTTGCACAGGGGGGGCTCAGTGACAGATTTAATAATGAGGGAATTAAAGAGAAGAAGCAAAGTAAAGAGGGTGCAGGGGATGCTCGGGGGGTCCGCAGTGACACATTACATGAGGAGGGGCTAAAGTTTGTTAAAGGGGACACAGAAAATAAACAGGGCCCCCTCAATGGCACATCACATCAGGATGATATGAAAGAGAGGGAGCCAGGTAAAGGGGTTGAAAGTGAAGCTCAGGGGCCCCTTACTGACATATTACCCCAGGGGGGAATGAAGGATAAATTGGCAAGTAAAGAGGATGCACAGGGAGCCCTCCCTCTCTCATTACACCTGGAGGACAACAAGGGCCCAAATAAAGAGGCCTCATTGCATGGAAAAGAAAAGAATAATACAAAATCAAATGAAAATCAATCAAATGAACCCCCTTCAGACACCCAGAAGCACCCACTGGTTCCCAGCGAATCAGAGGACATGGTTATGATTGTCAATAAGATAAACTCCTCTGTAGAAAATACATTGAACTTAAACCAGAACATGACAGAGGAGGCAGCAAATAAAACAGCAGAAGCCATTGCACCCGTCCAAACCAATCTAACCAAGGCCTTGGAAAAGCCTGGAAAGATGTTACCTGTTACCGACACCCCATCTGTAAACCACGAGATAAAGAAAGAAAGTGGCAATATCTCCAAatctctgggttctacagagggCATTCTAGATAAATTGGCAAGAATTGACAACGCAGCCAAGGGGAATATCACAGAGCTGACTGAGGAGGAGGGCGTGAAGGATAAGCTGGTGCCACCGGGCAATGTGCCAAAGGACCACGAGCCAGCAAAGCCACGGAGTAACAAGATGCACAAGGTTGTGCCCATTGACAGGACGATGTCGCCTAGGGATCCCAATGCCCCAGGGCAGTTGGGGAGACCAGTTGCCGTCCCTGAGGACAAACAGGGCGAGGCTCAAAGCAGGTGGAGAGAGGGGCACTTTAATGTCTATCTGAGTGATCTGATCCCATTGGACCGTGCCATTCAGGACACAAGGCCTGAGGG GTGTTCTAATCAGCTGATTCACGATGACCTCCCCACCACGAGCATCATTATCTGCTTTATTGATGAAGTCTGGTCGACACTCATGCGTTCTGTTTATAGTGTTCTGAACCGGTCGCCGGAGCATCTTATCAAAGAAATCATTCTTGTAGACGACTTCAGTACGAGAG ACTACCTCAAGGAAAAGTTAGACACATACGTGAAGAAGCTTCCCAAGGTCCGCGTTCTTCATCTCCCTGAAAGACACGGTCTCATTCGTGCAAGGATTGCAGGGGCAAATATTGCAACAG GAGAAGTTCTGACATTTCTGGACTCCCATGTAGAATGCAACGTTGGGTGGCTGGAACCACTTTTGGAGCAAGTTCGAATAAACAGGAGAAAAGTTGCGTGCCCAGTGATTGAAGTCATTAGTGCTTTGGACTTGAG CTATATGACAGTAGAGAGCTTCCAAAGAGGCGTATTCACCTGGCCCTTGAATTTTGGCTGGAAGGCCATGCTTCCGGAAGTAATTCAAAGAGATAACATAACAGAGATGGATCCAATAAA GTGCCCGGTCATGGCCGGAGGATTGTTCTCCATTGAAAAGAATTATTTCTATGAACTTGGTACCTATGACCCTGGACTGGATGTTTGGGGGGGAGAAAATATGGAAATATCATTTAAG ATCTGGATGTGCGGAGGTGAAATTGAGATCATTCCCTGCTCCAGGGTCGGCCATATATTCAGAAACGACAATCCGTACTCATTCCCGAAGGATCGGATCAAGACCGTCGAGAGGAACTTGGTCCGCGTCGCAGAGGTTTGGTTGGACGATTACAAGGAGATCTTCTATGGCCACGGGCAACACCTCCTTAAGTATCTTCCCAACATTGGGGACTTGACAGAGCAAAAGCAGCTCAGGGAGAGACTCCAGTGCAAAAACTTCAATTGGTACATCAAGAATGTGTTTCCGGACATGGGAACCCCGCTGCTCAGGGCCACTGGAATG CTGTCAAATCCAAAGCTTAGGAAATGCCTCGCCATCGAAAACTCAACCTTTGTCCTCGAGTCCTGTGAAGGAAACAAAAAG AGCCAGCAGTTCAGCTATACTTGGTTACGGCACATCAGGCAAGGGGATCAGTGCATTGTTCCTGTTGAGAATGAGGACAGTGCGAGCCTTCAGCCCTGCGACTACACAATCGTTAATCAGAGGTGGCTGCACAAATCCCAGATTAGTTTTCACTCATCTCTG AAAGACCACATTATGCTGGATAGCACTTTTATAACGTGCCTTGAAGCGGATCCGGAGAGCGGCGGCCTTGTGGCCAGGGAGTGTAGCTCATTAAAGCACTACCAGAAGTGGCGCTTCGAAAAGTACCTTGTCCTGTGA